A genomic region of Plasmodium cynomolgi strain B DNA, chromosome 5, whole genome shotgun sequence contains the following coding sequences:
- a CDS encoding hypothetical protein (putative) encodes MIDTILKIFLGKYFEPCDKNFLTVNMNAGIEIRNIIIKNDEINHFLKSKNIDVEIVYLKIERINISFVTLSGMLTVK; translated from the exons ATGATAGACACCATTCTGAAAATCTTTTTAGGGAAGTATTTTGAAC CATGcgacaaaaattttctaacTGTGAATATGAATGCAGGAATTGAAATTAGAAACATCATAATAAAGAACGACGAAATTAATCACTTTTTAAAG AGTAAAAACATAGACGTAGAAATAGTCtacttaaaaattgaaagaattAATATCAGTTTCGTAACTCTGTCAGGCATGCTAActgtaaaatga
- a CDS encoding hypothetical protein (putative) — protein sequence DELNGDPPEKHEPVRESPKSEPASPLQKRSDGETSEAIIEMQEDKERLGSVMWNETDKLDDADKEVQREDDTTGGSEKRDDAQSSPRETGEENSELYEMDQINSDEARPCGEEEKTHEA from the coding sequence GACGAATTGAATGGTGACCCCCCTGAGAAGCACGAACCGGTCAGAGAATCTCCAAAAAGCGAACCCGCCTCCCCGCTGCAAAAGCGGAGCGACGGTGAAACAAGCGAGGCGATTATCGAAATGCAGGAGGATAAAGAACGGTTGGGGAGTGTCATGTGGAACGAAACGGACAAATTAGACGATGCTGATAAAGAAGTGCAACGTGAGGATGACACAACTGGTGGATCGGAAAAACGGGACGACGCGCAGTCAAGTCCACGGGAAACAGGTGAGGAAAACAGCGAGTTGTACGAGATGGACCAAATAAATAGTGATGAGGCGAGGCCCTgtggggaggaggaaaaaacccACGAAGCGTAG
- a CDS encoding hypothetical protein (putative): MKTATFTALHSPHPQKGHKNNPHICNPIKKYFQDEGNLFLFSSDFCHYGRRFSFTNILQKYSDTHIFKQNMDRDAANIISRHDIAGFIDYLNKTHNTICGSNPIKMMLQLLQDFSGNVSTKLMHYSQSNQARSTNDSSVSYAGMVSFIN, from the exons atgaagacagcCACCTTCACTGCTTTGCATTCCCCCCACCCGCAGAaaggacataaaaataatcccCATATAT GCAACccgataaaaaaatacttccaAGACGAGGGAAACCTGTTTCTGTTTTCGTCTGACTTTTGTCACTACGGGCGAAG ATTCAGCTTCACCAACATTTTACAAAAGTACAGCGACACGCACATCTTCAAGCAA AACATGGATAGAGACGCCGCCAATATAATCAGTCGTCACGACATAGCAG GCTTCATTGATTACCTGAACAAAACGCATAACACCATATGCGGGTCGAATCCGATAAAGATGATGCTTCAG CTGCTCCAAGACTTTTCCGGAAATGTGTCCACCAAACTGATGCACTACTCGCAG TCGAACCAAGCGAGGAGCACGAACGATTCCTCCGTGTCCTACGCCGGAATGGTCTCCTTTATTAATTAA
- a CDS encoding cdc2-related protein kinase 1 (putative), protein MGDRGPPKGGKYHHHGGRGSGRHNRDDWHNGHDRHEHDRHDHNRHDHNRHDHNRHDHNRHDHNRRDQEGNRHFYWGDEPPNGEDNPVETRYSSEMAKRNEKKKDQFEKSRYHYYNRRADENSYFGESQHVAKTSDKRKHSPERTSDHSYRTGKRIREGTNQGEEEGESSRNNNNVKSFKTEREPNLHEKRSSDEGGRRRERMKRGSSHERHLQQCKDNVGGKDEGEGWDECESEEFGSDIQGSDEGRSDGGRSDGELSAGERSAGERSDGPPSDGEAIKAQGLLNGCRSVKNYRRLNKISEGTYGAVFRAQNKKTKKIVALKQLKHFSSMRHEGFAITSLREINILLQLYHENILSVKEVVIGKHLNDIYLVMEYVEHELKMLLDNKTPSFTISELKCLLKQLLSGVDYLHTNWVMHRDLKTTNLLYSNKGVLKICDFGMARKFGHINNHNITKNVVTLWYRAPELLLGERCYTNKIDIWSVGCIFAEMILKKPLFIGENEIDQILKILSLLGLPDREDYPEFYEYSFISKNKELFKKKKIKMNVTKIRSHFPNVANQFSGLYLSDTGLDLLQQLLHFNPKNRISAADALKHPYFKEFPKPLDVGDMPIIPDTNKVIRSRKMTSQYKLIGQNNIRFHS, encoded by the coding sequence atgggagaCAGGGGAcccccaaagggggggaaatatcACCACCACGGTGGTAGGGGTAGCGGGCGGCACAACCGCGATGATTGGCATAATGGGCATGACCGCCATGAGCATGACCGCCATGATCATAATCGCCATGATCATAATCGCCATGATCATAATCGCCATGATCATAACCGCCATGACCATAACCGCCGTGACCAGGAGGGCAATCGACACTTTTACTGGGGGGACGAACCCCCAAACGGAGAAGACAACCCAGTGGAAACGCGATACAGTAGCGAAATGGCCAAGCgtaatgaaaagaaaaaggatcaGTTTGAAAAATCACGTTACCATTACTATAATAGGCGAGCCGATGAAAATAGCTATTTTGGCGAGTCGCAGCACGTTGCCAAGACAAGCGATAAAAGGAAGCACTCCCCGGAAAGAACAAGCGATCATAGTTATCGTACTGGTAAAAGGATAAGGGAAGGAACCAaccagggggaggaagaaggtgAAAGCAGCaggaataataataatgtgaAAAGTTTTAAAACTGAAAGGGAACCCAACTTGCACGAAAAGCGTAGCAGTGAtgaggggggaaggaggagggagagaatgaaaagggggagcagTCATGAGAGGCATCTTCAGCAATGTAAGGACAACGTGGGGGGGAAGGACGAAGGAGAAGGCTGGGATGAGTGCGAAAGCGAGGAATTTGGAAGTGATATACAAGGGAGTGATGAAGGGCGAAGTGACGGGGGTCGAAGTGATGGGGAACTAAGTGCCGGGGAACGAAGTGCTGGGGAACGAAGCGATGGCCCCCCCAGCGACGGCGAGGCGATCAAAGCGCAGGGGCTGCTGAACGGGTGCAGGAGCGTGAAGAACTACAGGCGATTGAACAAAATAAGCGAAGGGACGTACGGAGCAGTGTTCCGGgcacaaaacaaaaagacaAAGAAGATAGTGGCGCTGAAACAGCTGAAGCACTTTTCCAGCATGCGCCACGAAGGGTTTGCAATCACATCCCTTCGGGAAATAAACATACTGCTCCAATTGTAccatgaaaatattttatcagtAAAGGAAGTAGTGATAGGCAAACACCTAAATGACATTTACCTAGTGATGGAATATGTAGAGCATGAGTTGAAAATGCTCTTGGACAACAAAACCCCGAGTTTTACCATCTCGGAACTGAAGTGCCTACTGAAGCAACTACTCAGCGGTGTTGATTACCTGCACACCAACTGGGTCATGCACAGAGATTTAAAAACAACCAATCTGTTATATAGCAATAAAGGCGTCCTAAAAATTTGCGACTTTGGAATGGCGAGAAAATTTGGCCATATAAATAATCACAACATCACAAAGAATGTCGTAACGTTATGGTATAGAGCCCCAGAATTGCTATTAGGAGAAAGGTGctatacaaataaaatcgACATATGGAGTGTTGGCTGCATTTTTGCTGAAATGATTCTTAAGAAACCATTATTTATTGGGGAAAACGAAATTGAccagattttaaaaatattaagcTTGTTAGGTCTACCAGATAGGGAAGACTACCCcgaattttatgaatactcttttatttcgaaaaataaagaactttttaaaaaaaaaaaaatcaaaatgaacGTCACCAAAATACGCTCCCATTTCCCCAATGTTGCCAACCAGTTCTCAGGCCTGTACTTATCAGACACTGGACTCGACTTACTACAACAGTTGCTGCATTTTAATCCCAAAAATAGGATCTCCGCGGCTGACGCTTTAAAACATCCCTACTTTAAGGAATTTCCCAAACCCTTGGACGTTGGCGATATGCCCATTATCCCAGACACCAATAAGGTTATTCGGTCGAGAAAAATGACTAGCCAGTATAAGCTCATCGGTCAGAATAATATACGCTTCcattcgtaa
- a CDS encoding hypothetical protein (putative) produces MDLPLVRLGIFPFLKASRQATNNNVDLFRDVNLYANCISMFDIINLCEDLKIIKNFLNSKKECELIWILTVNYLDRVDINLFERYKHKIDVTYGKDVSGMVKTLEERSTEGIHTSGEAVLLGVAKQEKESGKMKNNKSGPNTEEASEKKKEKTQKGDIASIGGEEEEANVGVDASERTGNPPRAGQEILNLKEYIYAKCHEKKNAIMFRRVNFFVFLYVLIYIIKTSSRKIKSLSDDIKKVRSFFFFLNLYEKKKTVETLKNIYKDKYLTFFQNFKNRKEIEEYRRRKIFCHKFSFYNVNKILNQKGDDLVRLKEACTRGGKKQHAEGKQTGGGHPLGEEKQTGGDHPLGEEKQSGGDHPLGEEKQPGECNTEVGSYDLTNFVDTAELDSDFNSTSNPHDESKRGSPPLLSPYLLDYIFKNYCYKKKHWKIKENTLINFGVVRKEENKKYKMEIYNHTKFNISVDVLIDGDLPILAIFKDKLFCVSSKYCIYLQIDSSKEGEWFGFVNIALRYKNSTKGDDAVRIPVYVHVCP; encoded by the exons ATGGATCTTCCGTTGG ttcGGCTGggcatttttccatttttgaaggCCTCACGCCAGG CTACGAATAACAACGTTGATCTGTTTCGAGATGTAAATCTTTACGCAAATTGCATTTCTATGTTTGATATTATTAACCTTTGTGAGgatttgaaaataataaaaaattttctgaacTCGAAAAAGGAGTGTGAGCTGATATGGATACTCACGGTGAATTACCTGGATAGGGTTGACATCAACCTTTTTGAGAGGTACAAGCATAAGATTGACGTGACGTATGGGAAGGACGTGTCGGGGATGGTGAAAACGTTGGAGGAGAGATCAACCGAGGGGATACACACATCAGGTGAGGCTGTCCTACTGGGAGTAGccaaacaagaaaaagaaagcggAAAGATGAAGAACAACAAAAGCGGACCGAACACGGAAGAAgcaagcgaaaaaaaaaaggaaaagacccaaaagggggacattGCCTCAATtgggggagaggaggaagaagccaaTGTAGGAGTTGATGCATCAGAAAGAACGGGGAATCCCCCACGCGCAGGACAAGAAATACTCAACTTAaaggaatatatatatgcaaagtgtcatgaaaaaaaaaatgctatcaTGTTCAGAagggtaaatttttttgtgttcctgTACGTactgatatatataataaaaacaagTTCGCGGAAAATCAAATCGCTCTCagatgacataaaaaaagtgagaagcttcttcttctttctcaatttgtatgaaaaaaaaaaaacagtcgAAACGTTGAAGAATATATACAAGGATAAGTACTTaacttttttccaaaattttaaaaacaggAAGGAAATTGAAGAAtacagaaggaggaagattTTTTGccataaattttctttttacaatgttaataaaattttaaatcaaAAAGGTGATGACTTGGTCAGGCTGAAGGAGGCGTGCacacggggggggaagaagcaacatGCGGAAGGGAAGCAAACCGGGGGGGGGCACCCACttggggaggagaagcaaaccGGGGGGGACCACCCACttggggaggagaagcaatcCGGGGGGGACCACCCACttggggaggagaagcaaccCGGGGAGTGTAACACAGAGGTGGGCAGCTACGACCTGACCAATTTCGTAGACACAGCCGAACTAGACAGCGACTTCAACTCTACAAGCAACCCGCACGACGAAAGCAAAAGGGgatcccccccccttctcaGCCCATACCTACTcgattatatatttaaaaattactgctataaaaagaagcattggaaaataaaagaaaatacgtTAATCAACTTCGGAGTCGttagaaaggaagaaaacaaaaaatacaaaatggagatttATAACCACACAAAGTTTAACATATCTGTGGACGTCCTTATCGATGGGGACCTCCCCATCCTCGCCATTTTTAAggacaaattattttgcgTCAGCTCCAAGTATTGTATATATCTCCAAATTGACTCCAGCAAAGAGGGCGAGTGGTTCGGGTTCGTCAACATCGCATTGAGGTACAAGAACTCCACTAAGGGCGATGACGCGGTGCGGATCCCTGTCTACGTCCATGTCTGTCCGTAG